From the Pleurodeles waltl isolate 20211129_DDA chromosome 6, aPleWal1.hap1.20221129, whole genome shotgun sequence genome, the window atggtctctagcctgttagtgacaatttgtaaagagagagcataaccactgaggttctggttagcagagcctcagtgagacagttaggcaacacacagggaacacatacctataagtcacaaacttatgagcactggggtcctgactagcagggtcccagtgacacataacaaacatactgaaaacatagggttttcactatgagcactgggtcctggctagcaggatcccagtgagacagtgaaaacaccctgacatacaaccacaaacaggccaaaagtgggggtaacaaggctagaaagaggctactttctaacaCACAGCTATATTTCAAATGGGTCCCTTAGTACGGAGAATATAAGGTCATGCATCTCCACTATACACCTACCACATCCGACTATGTCATCCATGAATCTTAGTGATTTTTTCACAGACacaagaccatggtggagcatttctgttagttggaacagacatggtgttcttagtgggcactagggggcgcatgtgaggtgacactggagtaggtgctgccccatttctcatgattaaaCCCCACGGTCTTCAAAGTGAAATATTTTTGTATACGTTTGTGTGGGactcaatgcagcagacaggtgtctgTGAACACTACAGGAATGTCAGATATGTGTATCTGATGTATActtggttagggcaccacttgggtggcattggatttaggttctTCCAGAGGCTGACACACCATGagttacgtgggactgtgcctatgtgtgacttcctcaacatgACCATAGCCTATCCCATTGACATACCTGTGCGCGTCTTTGTTTGGGGTAATgtatgtgtgtgatctgtatttagttgtcaacctgtggacacttgtagtgatttgtgagcagcttcgccatgcaaaggagacttggctccacctgtccacacgtggtttGCCAGTCAGGGTGTTGCTGTGATATGTAGATTTGGGTGCATACGTatgtgacatgcaatgtgtgcagtgtggtgtggcatgtagcttatgtgttgttgcctgtacatctctgtggccctgcccatgtgtatttcttgTTGAGTTTGTCTGGCTTGTCCTTGCTGGTTAgtgtgttgtgtggtatgattggtatggtgacatacctatgagtagcccattacTATAttcgccatcctggaaccgctggttgatggtgcaatggcaaaAGATATATGCGTCATGGACGCTGTCGGAATATTTCGCCAGGATGTTTCTGAAGAGCTCACGGTGGTCCAtgatagcctgcacattgatggaatgtgtgtgcttgcggttcctgtagaggtgttgcgTTGCTGCAGGTGACACCAGTTGGACTTCGGTACTgttcattgcacccagcacatgtggaaagccagttatctgatagaaaccttgcttggtcccatactgcagctgctgggtgtttgagaagcagatgTGTTGTGACGTGAGGTGTAGGATtgcgtccaggacctttggtaggcagaccgaaaaggatgactgggagataccagccactaatgcacccgttgtctggaatgatccagacacCATCATGTTGAGGACAGCGAGGAATTTTGTAATGGGTGggatgttatggggagtttgcagtcttgccgtgatgtgtggtgctatcaggtgcagcaggcgtacattggactcccggttgagtctgtataCCCAGACCagatcttgttccctcattcctaaAATGGTGATTCGCTGTCTAACAATTCTCTCCTTCCTTCTGCACTGtctctgtggctgttgtggtggggtttgaggttgccacagtggtggtggttggatctgctgtctttgcagacgtctgcagcatgtgccaagctggagtagtagaacttccatgttgtcctggcagtttccaagGCTCCGTCTGGGTTTTTtctatgagtggtggtgtgtgagcctctttttaacgcctgggtctgatcAGGCGTTAATGTTTTGCGCTATTCGGACTTAGCTCAATTTTTTCAGTCCGCTTCCCTCGTTAGCGCCATTTTTGCAtcgagggataaatatggcactaaggggttagcgttgtgtttagggtGAGAACGTCTACCTGGCAATTCATTGGCGCAAGGTGCTTTcgtgcatcctaaacatggcgctaactccaatattttgatgctagacgggtctagcatcaaaatataaataaggagctaGCTATGCACCATtttatcgtcaacattttttatgctaatacgGCACAAGCCAAGCATAAATATGCACCTTGGTGTTTGTAAACTTGCGGTCTCTGTTCACTTTACTCAGCTTTACATTATAAAAGCGAACTTAAAGTGAGAGAACCTTTGTTGGAAGTTTGCCTTTGTCACTTTTATAGCAACAATTACTTAAGTTGCTGAGGACAAAAGCTTACAACATGCATCATTAAAATATTGCGTCTTTCTTTTCAGAATACATTCTGGCCCTTCTGCTTTTCTGCATCTTTTCTGCTACCCACCCACTTGCACACTACACCTGACTGTCTTAAATGGTTAGGGTCTGCTTTGACGTGCTGCCATTGTTTAACAGGCAGGCTTCAGGGCACTTGGCTTATATATCGGTGCCTTTCCTCGCTACCTACATGGATGTGTGACAGCACTGACACCACTCACTATCCATATTTTGTTTCCCAGGTCTTGTTGTGTGGTGTAGGTGTTGCCTAGATCAATATATTTTTAGGTTAAGCTCCAGTGCCAGTTAGCATTTGGCCATGACACGCCTAAAGAAAAAGATACCGTCAatacaccaaaaaataaaaataactgctGTGTCCTGGATAGTATGCTGTATGTCTAAACACGTATAAGTTCCAAAAGGCGGGACTTATTGGCTATGCCACTGCTTGCTTCCTTTTAGTCTCAGCCACGCTGCACAGTAGTAGCGCAGCTACATAATATTCCTGAAAAGAATACATCGCCAAAGCCATTAGCTCTCGAATAGGCGAGGCTAATTgcctttgtcaatgcatgtttgtttTGCTGCCTGAGCCTATTTTCTTTCCCAGCCCGATCCCGAGAACATTCTAGATCAGATCATGTACGCAATGGATGTACACATAACAAGTGTTACGTAATCTTGGCAGCTGGGGCTGAAACAGGCTGGTGGGgcgctttcactttcactttcggtCGTGATGGGAAAGTCGGAAACCTAGGCTACCTGTTCCCACAAGACACAAGGCTCCACTCCCTGCTCGTGCACTTGTTCCAAAGACCGTAGGAGATACTGGCAAGGTCCAAGCACCGACGACCGACGTCTCTTTACTGAAGGCGAGGGGCTGCCCAGCTCATGCCAGGCAAGTGAGCATGATtcaaggagggagagagggagaggaaaacgTGGGAGCGGCACATGAAGCGCGAGTACGCTAGGAAAACAGTGGGAAAGTTCTGCAGATTTGGGGGGCAGAAATTAAAAAGTAGAGGGAAGAGGGGATGGAGCATGAGAGAGAGGCAAGGTAGGACGCGGGCAAAGGGTGGAGGGGATGAAAAAACTGACTAGGGAAAAGAGGAGGCGGAGAGACGGAGTTTGGAAGGAGGCCTCTCTGTTGCCAGGGTAACCAGGTGTAGGTTCGTCGGGTATAAATCATGGGCACcaggtgtgtcactggaagtgctttaaatggacgggtactgtccggtactgagtgcgAGTACCTGCACTACTCAGCACTGCTGCAactcatttaatgggagagtaccggcacttctcaagtgGAAACAGGTACTCGGAAGAGTATCTGCACTTGACATTTCTATTTAAAGCACAGGTCAGTGCCATGCCTCAGTGAAAGCAATGCTTTAAATGGGAAGGTGTTATCAGGTACACCGTACCTGCATTTCTTTGATTTGGAAGGGATAGCACCGGCAGTGCTCCAGTGCTTTTATCGATGGGGGacaggcacttctcagcagcaaactGGTACTCTGTGACAAGGAGTATCTGCGCTTGTGCATTTGCAATTCaagcacctagtggaatccagggccGGCTTCAGGGCGATGCCAGTGGCGTAACAACGCCACCCGCAGCACCCTTCGTGCCGTGACCCCCCAAGCTCCAAGGGTCCCcttcagcattgggcttgagagcTCCTGAATAAGACCTGAAGAGGGccccctcaatgtactttgcatgggggccaccccaagttttgttacgccactgggtggTGTCCAGCTCCGTGGCACTGGGCGAAGAGCTCAGGAGGCGCTGTATTTGGAAATGCCTTTTATGgcgttaaaagcacctgctgccttGCACCCCAGATTTTTTTCAGGAAACAATACACACGTTAAGATATCTCTGGCGATTAATCTACATGCTGAAGAGAGGCCAAGTCACAGTTTTGACCGTCCATGAAGTAGAACGGAGAGGAGTTATGCCTGCTTCATACCGTGCATATCACTgagttgtattttatgtagatagctcagagggttactgcttttgtcacggaGGTCCTTTTGTTATGTGTGGTTCATAAGTTACAACCCTGACAGAACACAGCGAGCTATGAACTGGCCCCACAGAGCTACACGAAAACTGCATGTATGACCCTGTGGTCCTGATTGCCTTAACATTTCTTGTGTAACATTGACTTACACTACACTTAtgcgattcattgtctctgtatagtgtgtgtgatgtaaagtgctctgacgccCTACAACGAGCTGagcagcgctataaaagaaatggaCTAGTTGTGCGAGaagggctacggagagatgaggggtGCAGTTGGAGCCCCCTGGAGAAGGCGGTCACTTACAACAAGCATCGGGGTGCTTTAGGAAAGAACAGACAGAGGTAGAGATACAAGTGGAAGAGGGGAGCGAGCAGGGCTGATATGAATAATTTCCATGGATGCTTTGGGATCCCAGAACAGCCCTCGTCTCTGCACAAACTCCTGTTAGCACCGGGATTGGATTTTCGCTCTTTGCTTGGAGCTGGGCCTGAGTAATGACCCTCATTGCTCTAGGTATGAAGGCGAGTGATGATTTGCTGTTTTGATTACTTCTTAGTCTGGTCAGATTGAAATGTTGCACAGcataatgtgccggtgcccaaagctctcctctgaaacacgcgactTTTGAAATTAAGTGtgcagcacggaatactgaggcagcgtaaccctgaagccatctcaggcccctTTGAtctgtttacagccactccctgacccttcaggtcTCTCTTGTagctttgtgctttctccttttgtgactctttttcggtGTTCTCTtattccgtctttcccatgtgtgtcttttgctcgcagtaaatgcttgaggcagaaaaataagtgcaggtgccctgcaccggaaaccaccgtctcaaattaagcagAGTCCTCCAGCACAGGTGCATGGTAGCAGTACCTGTGTCGCTTCTTCAATGGGACCATTCGTGAAGTTCTCAATAGAACACAACACCCTAAACACCAGTTGGAGTAAAAGGGCTCCCAACGCCCCCCAAACCATCTTGTGTGTCAGCCcgggctgctgcagcctccaggaCACACAGATGTTTAGCCGTTTTGCTTTGTATTTTAAGTGCATACAATACACAGTGGAGGCTGATCCTGGGCAGGGCCACAACAAGTATTCTGCAACTATTTTGTCGGCCTTTCACCTTCAGGCAAGCACATATAAAATATTAAGCACAAACCTTTAATTAAAAATTTGTGTCAAAATAGTCAGTGGGAAATGCATTATTTTATCATTTGAAAGCTACATTGGTTAATGGGGTCACAGctgatatctgtgtgtgtgtaagcaacagtcacacaactgagtcctgtttctgtgtgtgtaagcAGAAAGTCATACAACTGAGTCTAGTTATCTGTGTGTATAAGCAGAAAGGCACACAACGGAGTccaggtatctgtgtgtgtgtaagcagacAGTCACACAACTGAGTCCAGGACAAGTATCTGTGCGTGTAAGCAGACAGTCACACAACTGAGTccaggtatctgtgtgtgtataAGCAGACAGTAACACAACTGAGTCCA encodes:
- the LOC138301493 gene encoding putative nuclease HARBI1; amino-acid sequence: MEVLLLQLGTCCRRLQRQQIQPPPLWQPQTPPQQPQRQCRRKERIVRQRITILGMREQDLVWVYRLNRESNVRLLHLIAPHITARLQTPHNIPPITKFLAVLNMMVSGSFQTTGALVAGISQSSFSVCLPKVLDAILHLTSQHICFSNTQQLQYGTKQGFYQITGFPHVLGAMNSTEVQLVSPAATQHLYRNRKHTHSINVQAIMDHRELFRNILAKYSDSVHDAYIFCHCTINQRFQDGEYSNGLLIANQGNGIQPWVMTPFANPTTVEQWVYNERHRKTHNLLERTSGILKSRFRCLALTEGSLLYAPPLVCKIILACAILHNICVRTNIPWDEKDDVRSEVEDDDGADHVEGEQINTAAGVRRRSHIVDNFYT